From the genome of Ornithobacterium rhinotracheale, one region includes:
- a CDS encoding BACON domain-containing protein, giving the protein MGLTSCSDDDKNVDVPQLFIKEKDILVPKSGIEKTLNLETNVKDLKILVSDSWIHASFSQNSLIIRVDENNQAGDRSGYVEVVAKDIKKTIAITQEGEAVKVMANPEELIVASPLGDYSVQIVANTNNFRYLSSVSWISGIRIDYENSEVFFHVNANDGAEARTGEISFISNGNVVGKLVIKQKSESDNYILPSFEFGLNTAEMKLYEEDRNSELARETDTGTLLNFRLKNNIFDEVSYLVNLNRYVKSSIYAKGGTLSNENQESFENYLRENGFIEKIVKGFENTLSLNEIDKKVFINEEKQVRIEFMNDKGHNHYTATYFPKQLAPQATLKTFPFFKKGATLEEVKAYELQNGGKLIEEKSGFKYEQNGYIKNQLYFEVEEDTNILNRNYWVYESDPSKDKQGLVQITNYYTDSNIAFYQGKDGKYYLTNEFIELAKQNNYDFIRYLATSDTYLFQNNVSKETLRLKWYKDKNYGWVVKIWIF; this is encoded by the coding sequence TTGGGCTTAACATCTTGTTCAGATGATGATAAAAATGTTGATGTGCCGCAATTGTTCATCAAAGAAAAAGATATTTTGGTTCCTAAATCTGGTATTGAGAAAACTTTAAATCTTGAAACAAATGTTAAGGATTTGAAAATATTAGTCTCTGATAGTTGGATACACGCAAGCTTTTCTCAAAATTCTTTAATTATTAGAGTTGATGAAAACAATCAAGCAGGAGATAGAAGTGGTTATGTTGAAGTTGTTGCCAAAGATATAAAGAAAACCATTGCTATTACTCAAGAAGGAGAGGCAGTTAAAGTTATGGCAAACCCTGAGGAATTGATTGTAGCATCACCTTTAGGAGATTACTCGGTTCAGATTGTAGCAAATACAAATAATTTTAGATACTTATCTAGTGTAAGCTGGATTTCTGGAATAAGGATTGATTACGAGAATAGTGAAGTTTTTTTTCATGTAAATGCAAATGATGGTGCTGAGGCAAGAACTGGCGAGATTTCTTTTATAAGTAATGGAAATGTAGTAGGGAAGTTGGTCATAAAACAAAAAAGTGAATCAGATAATTATATTTTGCCAAGTTTTGAATTTGGGTTAAATACTGCTGAAATGAAACTTTATGAAGAAGATAGAAATTCTGAATTGGCAAGAGAAACAGATACAGGTACACTTTTAAATTTTAGACTAAAGAATAATATTTTTGATGAGGTGTCTTATTTAGTTAATCTAAATAGATATGTAAAATCTTCTATTTACGCTAAAGGAGGAACTTTATCAAACGAAAACCAAGAAAGTTTTGAAAACTATTTACGAGAGAATGGTTTTATTGAAAAAATAGTTAAAGGGTTTGAGAATACACTATCTTTGAATGAAATTGATAAAAAAGTTTTTATAAACGAAGAAAAACAAGTTCGAATTGAGTTTATGAATGATAAGGGGCATAATCATTACACAGCTACTTATTTCCCTAAACAGTTGGCTCCTCAGGCTACTTTAAAAACATTCCCATTTTTTAAGAAAGGGGCAACACTCGAGGAGGTGAAGGCTTATGAGTTGCAAAATGGTGGTAAATTGATTGAAGAAAAATCTGGATTTAAATATGAACAAAATGGCTATATTAAGAATCAATTGTATTTTGAAGTAGAGGAAGACACAAATATTTTGAATAGAAATTATTGGGTATACGAATCAGATCCCTCTAAAGATAAGCAAGGATTGGTACAGATAACGAATTATTATACTGATTCTAATATAGCATTTTATCAAGGAAAAGACGGAAAGTATTATTTAACAAATGAGTTTATAGAATTAGCGAAGCAGAACAATTATGATTTTATCAGATATTTGGCAACATCAGATACTTATCTTTTTCAGAATAATGTATCAAAAGAAACATTGAGATTAAAGTGGTATAAAGATAAAAATTATGGATGGGTTGTTAAGATATGGATTTTTTAA
- a CDS encoding IS982 family transposase produces the protein MSNLEASYNFILNKLIEISGTENFYFKPVKPKLSDIELISLIILAEFKSIDSEYQLFREIKGWAIESKIERSVYNRRKRKLFPFLEEIRCKMVKKFNDFENYFLVDSMPLEVCKLSRSSRSKICKENSFSMPNKGFCASQNLHFYGYKLHAICSIAGVFQSFDLSPASVHDIHYLKDIKLQISDCVLLGDRGYLSQTVQLDLFNEVKIQLETPKRKNQKDYKPQFYPFRKYRKRIETLFSQLCDQFMIRRNYAKSFEGFKTRILAKITSLTTIQYLNP, from the coding sequence ATGAGCAACCTAGAGGCAAGTTACAATTTTATTTTGAATAAACTAATAGAAATTTCAGGAACTGAAAATTTCTATTTTAAACCAGTGAAACCAAAATTATCTGATATAGAGCTGATAAGCTTAATTATTTTAGCAGAATTTAAATCTATCGACTCTGAGTACCAGCTTTTTAGAGAGATAAAAGGTTGGGCTATTGAATCTAAAATTGAAAGGAGTGTTTACAACAGAAGAAAACGAAAACTCTTCCCTTTTCTTGAAGAAATTAGGTGCAAAATGGTGAAAAAGTTCAATGATTTTGAAAACTATTTTTTGGTGGACAGCATGCCTTTAGAAGTGTGTAAATTATCCCGCTCTTCCAGAAGCAAAATCTGTAAAGAAAATAGCTTTTCAATGCCAAATAAAGGTTTTTGTGCTTCTCAAAATCTACACTTTTATGGTTACAAGCTACATGCGATCTGTTCTATTGCTGGTGTGTTCCAAAGTTTTGACTTATCTCCCGCCTCCGTTCACGACATTCATTATTTGAAAGACATAAAACTTCAAATTTCTGATTGCGTGTTACTTGGAGACAGGGGCTATCTTTCTCAAACGGTTCAGCTTGACTTGTTCAATGAGGTGAAAATCCAGTTAGAAACCCCTAAAAGAAAAAATCAAAAAGATTACAAACCTCAGTTCTATCCATTCAGAAAGTATAGAAAACGTATAGAAACTTTATTCTCGCAGTTGTGTGACCAATTTATGATACGGCGTAATTATGCCAAATCTTTTGAAGGATTCAAAACAAGAATATTGGCAAAAATTACCTCCTTGACTACTATTCAATATCTCAACCCGTAG
- a CDS encoding META domain-containing protein — MKTKILFFSLFIGLFVLTTACNNDDDPKPPTELIGKWKCLGFGNTNGVFKVIEPNEEDCEKCYTIDFKDNYEFFVKSSYNSMSGVFVVKNSSLQLKKIIMTDVYEEGDGTPYTESLKKISHYKIEKGNLQLFYSDTEYLLFKPLKLK, encoded by the coding sequence ATGAAAACAAAAATCTTATTTTTCAGCCTTTTTATAGGCTTATTTGTCTTAACAACCGCTTGCAACAACGATGATGACCCTAAACCGCCCACCGAATTAATCGGTAAATGGAAATGTCTTGGCTTTGGTAATACCAATGGAGTGTTTAAAGTAATTGAACCCAATGAAGAGGATTGTGAAAAATGTTACACAATAGACTTCAAAGATAATTATGAATTCTTTGTAAAATCTTCATATAATAGCATGTCTGGAGTTTTCGTTGTTAAAAATTCATCTTTACAGCTCAAAAAAATAATTATGACAGATGTTTATGAAGAAGGAGACGGCACTCCATATACTGAAAGTTTAAAGAAAATATCACATTATAAAATTGAAAAAGGAAACTTACAACTTTTCTACTCAGACACAGAATATTTATTGTTTAAACCTTTAAAATTAAAATAA
- a CDS encoding sulfatase — MKKYLIIFYFFILSVSYSQSKKPNIVIIVSDDHAYQTISAYNHKDKYIQTPNIDRIANEGMLFKRAYVNNSICGPSRACLLTGKTSNKNGYKDNENSSYDSSQQQFVNILQDEGYQTAWIGKYHLGHNPKGFDFYKVLVGQGHYFNPDFITAQGRVREQGYVANVVQDEAEKWLDNRDPNKPFCLIIGHKNTHRTWMPDLPDLGAFDGVKFRIPNTFYDDYQSRPAAAKQEMSILKDMRMGYDLKMLPKDTRDGNFTRMTPEQRAAYDRYYGPIREAFEKEKPQGRNLAVWKFNRYMNDYLSTAVSLDRNIGRALDYLEKNNLAENTIVIYTSDQGFYMGEHGWFDKRWMYEESFRTPFVIKYPKLIKPKTETNAFMSNIDIAPTLLQLAGAKVPADMQGISFVPVLKDPKAKVQDQLYYHYYENGEHAVSPQFGVRNERFKLIRYYKRVNNWELFDLKKDPHELRNVYGNPAYAKVQKHMEELLKQQILKYDDQDALKVLETK, encoded by the coding sequence ATGAAGAAATATTTAATTATTTTTTACTTTTTCATTTTGAGTGTGAGCTACTCACAAAGTAAAAAACCAAACATCGTTATCATCGTTTCCGATGACCACGCGTACCAAACAATTAGCGCGTATAATCACAAGGATAAATATATCCAGACACCGAACATCGATCGTATCGCCAATGAAGGAATGCTCTTCAAACGCGCTTATGTAAATAATTCAATTTGCGGACCAAGCCGTGCTTGCTTGCTTACAGGGAAAACAAGCAATAAAAATGGCTACAAAGACAACGAAAATTCATCTTACGATAGTAGCCAACAGCAATTTGTAAATATTTTGCAAGACGAAGGATACCAAACTGCTTGGATTGGGAAATATCACCTAGGGCACAACCCTAAGGGCTTTGATTTCTACAAAGTCTTAGTAGGGCAGGGGCATTATTTCAACCCAGATTTCATCACTGCGCAAGGGCGCGTGCGGGAGCAGGGCTATGTAGCCAATGTAGTGCAGGATGAGGCCGAAAAGTGGCTTGATAACCGAGACCCAAACAAGCCTTTTTGCTTAATCATCGGGCATAAAAATACGCACCGCACTTGGATGCCAGATTTGCCAGATTTAGGCGCATTTGATGGTGTGAAATTTAGAATTCCTAACACTTTTTATGATGATTACCAATCTCGCCCAGCTGCTGCAAAACAGGAAATGTCAATCCTCAAAGATATGCGTATGGGCTATGATTTAAAAATGCTACCAAAAGACACCCGCGACGGTAATTTTACCCGTATGACGCCAGAACAACGCGCCGCCTATGACCGATACTATGGCCCCATTCGCGAAGCATTTGAAAAAGAAAAACCACAGGGGCGAAACCTTGCCGTGTGGAAATTTAATCGCTATATGAATGATTACCTCTCTACCGCCGTGTCCCTCGACCGAAACATTGGGCGCGCACTAGATTACTTAGAAAAAAATAATCTGGCAGAAAACACCATCGTAATTTATACCTCAGACCAAGGATTCTATATGGGAGAGCACGGCTGGTTTGATAAGCGCTGGATGTACGAAGAATCTTTCAGAACGCCTTTCGTGATTAAATACCCGAAATTAATTAAACCGAAGACAGAAACCAATGCCTTTATGTCAAACATAGACATTGCACCCACTCTATTGCAATTAGCTGGTGCAAAAGTGCCTGCCGATATGCAAGGCATCTCCTTTGTGCCAGTGCTGAAAGACCCAAAGGCCAAGGTGCAAGACCAATTGTATTATCACTATTATGAGAATGGAGAGCACGCCGTGTCGCCACAATTTGGTGTGAGAAACGAGCGCTTTAAGCTCATAAGATATTACAAAAGAGTAAATAATTGGGAGCTATTCGACTTGAAAAAAGACCCTCACGAATTGAGAAATGTGTACGGAAACCCAGCCTATGCCAAAGTGCAAAAACATATGGAAGAATTGCTAAAACAGCAAATTTTAAAATATGATGACCAAGATGCATTAAAGGTCTTAGAAACTAAGTAA
- the secD gene encoding protein translocase subunit SecD, whose protein sequence is MQGKGLVISFAIALAVLSVYYLSFTWYTRSIEEKANREVVYKMDSIEKKNPNLTVAEQESYENEFNRKALDQLSKDTLNLGFVKYTYETAKDKEIALGLDLKGGMNVILQVSVKDLLEDLSDHSTNPQFKEVLEKTDVAQRSSNRDYLDDFFIQYNDLKKTNASLRLASPEWFGTRKNSEKIGINTTDDEAEKIIREYVEAKVSTAYQVIRARIDQFGVTQPVVQQVGEKGSGRILVELPGIKDTDRVKKLLQSTAKLEFWEAVRLDENIHNYFVSLSQKLEAAQIENGKDSLQSVRNSLISKMAPAGESNSIYYVKVQDTAAVNKALKNPIAKTLLPASMRYFRFLWGNKATETAAKEYILPLYAIRGNAKNLPLLDGGVVTEARAERQTQTFANNVAVSMQMNSKGSQEWFEITKKFKGQPIAVVLDDLVYTAPNINEPISGGRSQITGHFTMNEAKDLASVLAAGSLPASAKIIQVDVVGPSLGKESIHNGLVSFAIALLVVFIYMIFFYNGAGFISVIGLLANILFLMGILVSFGAVLTLPGIAGIVLTMGMAVDANVIIYERVKEELSKGKGLKQALGDAYTWKGAYSAIIDANLTTLITAIVLFFFGDGPIKGFAVTLIIGVFTTLFTSVLLCKYFIYRRVDNGKSITFGNKMTINFLKNVNIDFFKFKKGAFILSSVLIIASIVSLATRGLNLGIEFQNGREYKVRFDKQVKANEIAADLAKVFVDENGTKYSPNVVTIGNANQVKVTTKYKSNDDSQAVDVEVEKKLYEGLKQHFPNLSFDRFVNVGAGKGGALGIVEYRKVGPSIADDITYNSFYSVAIALSLVFLYLLLTFRKWQFSAGAVLATLHDTIIVLGLFSIFYGILPFSLEVDVAFIAAILTVIGYSLNDTVIVFDRVREFMGDFKNMPIKDVINKAVNTTLTRTLNTSLTTLFVILVIFMFGGESIRSFMFALLVGVGVGTYSSVFVASFLLYQFSNKRKVENKK, encoded by the coding sequence ATGCAAGGAAAAGGATTAGTTATCTCGTTTGCGATTGCCCTAGCGGTGCTAAGTGTGTATTACCTAAGTTTTACTTGGTACACCAGAAGCATTGAAGAAAAAGCAAACCGAGAAGTGGTTTACAAAATGGATTCGATTGAAAAGAAAAATCCGAATCTAACAGTTGCTGAACAAGAATCTTACGAAAATGAATTTAATCGTAAGGCACTGGATCAGTTGAGCAAGGATACCTTAAATTTAGGTTTCGTAAAATATACTTACGAAACAGCCAAAGACAAAGAAATCGCTTTGGGTCTGGATTTGAAAGGTGGTATGAACGTAATTTTGCAAGTTTCGGTAAAAGATTTATTAGAAGACTTGTCTGATCACTCTACCAATCCACAATTTAAGGAAGTGCTTGAAAAAACTGATGTAGCACAAAGAAGCAGCAACAGAGATTATTTAGATGATTTCTTCATTCAATACAATGATTTGAAGAAAACAAACGCTTCACTTCGTTTGGCATCTCCTGAATGGTTTGGTACTCGTAAAAACAGCGAAAAAATTGGCATCAATACTACGGATGATGAAGCTGAAAAAATAATCAGAGAATATGTAGAAGCAAAAGTAAGTACCGCTTATCAGGTAATCCGTGCGCGTATCGACCAGTTTGGTGTAACTCAGCCAGTGGTTCAGCAAGTAGGCGAAAAAGGTAGTGGTAGAATCTTGGTTGAATTACCAGGTATCAAAGACACCGACCGTGTGAAAAAATTATTGCAATCTACTGCAAAATTGGAGTTTTGGGAAGCAGTTCGTTTAGACGAAAACATCCACAACTACTTTGTGAGTTTAAGTCAAAAATTAGAAGCGGCTCAAATCGAAAATGGTAAAGATTCTCTGCAATCAGTTAGAAATTCATTAATTTCTAAAATGGCTCCAGCCGGTGAAAGCAACTCAATTTATTATGTAAAAGTACAAGATACAGCAGCTGTAAATAAGGCACTTAAAAACCCTATAGCTAAAACTCTATTGCCAGCCAGCATGAGATATTTCAGATTCTTATGGGGTAACAAAGCAACCGAAACTGCTGCAAAAGAATACATTTTGCCATTGTATGCCATCCGTGGAAATGCTAAAAACTTACCATTGCTTGATGGTGGTGTAGTTACAGAAGCAAGAGCGGAAAGACAAACTCAAACTTTTGCAAACAATGTGGCTGTTTCTATGCAAATGAACTCAAAAGGTTCGCAAGAATGGTTCGAAATTACTAAAAAATTCAAAGGGCAACCTATTGCTGTAGTATTGGATGATTTAGTATATACTGCTCCAAATATTAACGAACCTATTTCGGGTGGCCGCTCTCAAATAACAGGACACTTTACCATGAACGAGGCTAAAGATTTAGCGAGTGTCTTGGCAGCAGGTTCACTTCCAGCTTCGGCTAAAATTATTCAAGTAGATGTTGTAGGACCTTCGTTAGGTAAAGAATCAATCCACAATGGTTTGGTATCGTTTGCGATTGCCTTGTTGGTAGTATTCATTTATATGATATTCTTCTACAATGGCGCAGGATTTATTTCAGTAATTGGACTGTTGGCAAACATCCTATTCTTGATGGGTATTTTGGTGTCGTTTGGAGCGGTACTTACCTTGCCGGGTATTGCAGGTATCGTGCTTACAATGGGTATGGCTGTGGATGCCAATGTAATTATCTATGAAAGGGTAAAAGAAGAACTAAGCAAAGGTAAAGGACTAAAACAAGCATTAGGAGATGCTTATACATGGAAAGGAGCATACTCAGCGATTATCGATGCGAACTTAACTACATTGATTACTGCTATCGTGTTGTTCTTCTTCGGTGACGGACCAATCAAAGGTTTTGCCGTAACCTTAATCATCGGGGTATTTACTACTTTATTTACATCAGTATTATTGTGTAAATATTTCATCTACAGAAGAGTGGACAACGGAAAATCAATTACATTTGGTAACAAGATGACGATCAACTTCTTGAAAAATGTAAACATTGATTTCTTCAAATTTAAAAAAGGAGCATTCATTCTATCTTCTGTTCTAATTATAGCAAGTATTGTTTCTCTTGCCACGAGAGGCTTAAACCTAGGAATTGAGTTCCAAAATGGTAGAGAATACAAAGTACGATTCGACAAGCAAGTAAAAGCAAACGAAATTGCAGCAGATTTAGCAAAAGTATTTGTAGATGAAAATGGCACTAAATATTCTCCGAATGTTGTAACCATTGGAAACGCAAACCAAGTAAAAGTTACTACTAAATATAAAAGTAACGACGACAGCCAAGCAGTGGATGTTGAAGTAGAGAAAAAATTATATGAAGGATTGAAACAGCACTTCCCTAACCTATCATTTGACCGATTTGTGAATGTGGGCGCAGGAAAAGGCGGTGCTTTGGGTATTGTGGAATATAGAAAAGTAGGTCCGTCCATTGCAGACGACATCACTTACAACTCATTCTACTCAGTAGCCATTGCATTGAGTTTAGTATTCCTTTATTTATTGCTTACATTCCGCAAATGGCAATTTAGTGCAGGTGCCGTATTAGCTACCTTGCACGACACCATTATCGTATTAGGTTTATTCTCAATTTTCTATGGAATTTTACCATTTTCATTAGAAGTAGATGTTGCTTTCATTGCAGCAATCCTTACCGTGATTGGTTACTCACTGAACGATACTGTAATCGTATTTGACAGGGTGAGAGAATTCATGGGAGATTTCAAGAACATGCCTATCAAAGATGTAATCAACAAAGCGGTAAACACTACTTTGACTCGTACATTGAATACTTCACTTACAACATTGTTTGTAATTTTAGTAATCTTTATGTTCGGTGGAGAATCTATCAGAAGCTTTATGTTTGCACTACTCGTAGGCGTGGGTGTAGGTACTTACTCTTCTGTGTTCGTAGCAAGTTTCTTGCTTTACCAATTCTCAAACAAAAGAAAAGTAGAAAACAAAAAATAA
- a CDS encoding MutS-related protein, giving the protein MIFKYESLSKILFFTLVGFFLIVFIFIFKIHSKLKNKLLLTQNLIQINQKEYDFLTENKKPFSNGAQWIDPTHNYTFDLDIFGESSLFHYLNRCASILGERNLAQKLSSGLGENEITANQSAIQELSKKIDFRQFLLAHTMQLENEEKNYQQLLNWANKKSKFNFFFNFMLYLSPALFIISVGASVYDLRFLWLSLIAFSINCFILLFFYKPIMNEIAQFERISAIIQIYSQSLSIIEKEHFNDKKLNELKQKIQQNTFSASQEFKQLARIFSDLEGIFNIAGALVFNGSVLYHILIFKRLFAWKEKNVQNIEFWTAVIGEFEMLNSLANFAYNNPSYCFPHINQNNSISFENMSHPLINTQNRIGNTIDFNPQHFVILTGANMSGKSTFLRALGVNLVLAKIGSPICARHANIQPMNILVSMRQTDSLNDGKSLFYAEILRLKQIIYNLKTEKSFVLLDEILRGTNSEDKQLGTQKIVEEILNLKAFGCLATHDLVITEMAKKYPTQLANKYFETRVINNQLAFDYRLREGISNSKNALHLMESLGIFSTMECK; this is encoded by the coding sequence TTGATTTTCAAATACGAATCTCTTAGCAAAATCTTATTTTTCACATTAGTAGGATTTTTTTTAATTGTTTTCATTTTTATTTTTAAAATTCATTCTAAGCTAAAAAATAAATTACTTTTAACTCAAAATTTAATTCAAATAAATCAAAAAGAATACGATTTTTTAACCGAAAATAAAAAACCATTTTCAAACGGTGCACAATGGATAGATCCTACGCACAATTACACTTTTGATTTAGACATTTTTGGCGAAAGTTCACTATTCCACTACCTGAATCGCTGTGCCTCTATTTTGGGAGAAAGAAATTTGGCTCAAAAATTAAGTTCAGGTTTGGGAGAAAATGAAATTACCGCCAACCAGAGTGCAATTCAAGAATTAAGCAAAAAAATTGATTTTAGGCAATTTCTATTGGCACATACTATGCAACTTGAAAATGAGGAAAAAAATTACCAGCAACTCCTTAATTGGGCAAATAAAAAATCTAAATTTAATTTTTTTTTCAATTTTATGCTGTATCTATCGCCAGCTCTTTTCATCATTTCAGTAGGGGCTTCGGTGTATGATTTAAGATTTTTATGGCTAAGTTTAATTGCATTTTCAATTAATTGTTTTATTCTTTTGTTTTTCTACAAACCTATTATGAACGAAATCGCGCAATTTGAGCGAATTTCGGCAATTATTCAAATTTACAGCCAAAGCCTATCAATCATAGAAAAAGAACATTTTAACGATAAAAAACTAAATGAACTTAAACAAAAAATTCAACAAAATACATTTTCTGCAAGCCAAGAATTTAAACAACTGGCACGGATTTTTTCTGATTTAGAAGGAATTTTCAACATTGCAGGAGCTTTGGTTTTCAATGGCTCAGTACTATACCACATTCTTATCTTTAAACGGCTATTCGCTTGGAAAGAAAAAAATGTACAAAATATTGAATTCTGGACGGCAGTCATCGGCGAATTTGAAATGCTCAATAGCCTAGCAAATTTTGCATACAATAACCCCAGCTATTGCTTTCCACACATTAATCAAAATAATTCTATTTCGTTTGAAAATATGAGCCATCCGCTTATTAACACTCAAAATAGAATTGGGAACACGATTGATTTTAATCCGCAACATTTTGTAATTCTCACAGGAGCCAACATGTCTGGAAAAAGTACTTTTTTGCGCGCATTGGGCGTAAATTTAGTTTTAGCCAAAATCGGTTCGCCCATCTGTGCAAGGCACGCCAACATTCAGCCGATGAATATTTTGGTTTCTATGCGACAAACAGATTCGCTAAATGATGGGAAATCGCTTTTTTATGCTGAAATTTTAAGGCTAAAACAGATTATTTATAATTTAAAAACTGAAAAATCCTTTGTATTGCTTGATGAAATTTTGCGGGGGACAAATTCCGAAGACAAGCAACTCGGAACACAAAAAATTGTAGAAGAAATTTTAAATTTAAAAGCTTTTGGCTGTTTAGCAACACACGATTTAGTCATCACAGAAATGGCTAAAAAATATCCTACTCAACTTGCCAACAAATATTTTGAGACCCGAGTTATAAACAATCAACTAGCCTTTGATTACCGATTAAGAGAGGGAATCAGTAATAGTAAAAATGCACTTCATCTCATGGAATCCCTTGGGATTTTCTCTACCATGGAATGCAAATAA
- a CDS encoding anaerobic sulfatase maturase, giving the protein MSSNYNPLNFVLVKPAGPDCNLGCTYCFYLEKAELYKNTKKHRMSDEVLEELIKQGVAQSNDYINFTWQGGEPTLMGLDFFKKVIKFQQKYARNKSVANALQTNGVLLNDEWAKFLGQWRFLVGLSLDGPEHIHDKYRFTAGGKPSWEKVMRAHELLKKYNVDTNAMCCVTDYSADYPEELYNFYKSLGLTWMQFIPVVETDKEDPTKAADFSLTPEKYGKFLNKIFDLWLADFDRGEPTTVIRNIESVFHTYVDMPAPECTLLEQCGVYPTVEHNGDVYSCDFFVEDEWRLGNIMQKDRLVDMINSAQQKKFGRMKKDLPPKCHTCEWYKHCYGGCTKDRIKDARDNGNPRFCQSTIDYLKHIDPTMKRLAKQWKQNQLAQNPITYDIYNAGYDF; this is encoded by the coding sequence ATGAGCAGTAATTATAATCCATTAAACTTTGTATTAGTAAAACCCGCTGGCCCAGATTGTAACTTAGGCTGCACCTATTGTTTTTATCTTGAAAAAGCGGAACTCTATAAAAACACCAAAAAGCACCGTATGAGTGATGAAGTTTTGGAGGAGCTAATAAAGCAAGGCGTAGCACAATCCAATGATTACATCAACTTCACTTGGCAAGGCGGAGAGCCTACGCTAATGGGGCTTGATTTCTTTAAAAAGGTAATTAAATTCCAGCAAAAATATGCACGAAACAAATCCGTGGCCAATGCCTTGCAGACAAATGGCGTGTTGCTCAACGATGAGTGGGCAAAATTCCTAGGGCAATGGCGCTTCCTCGTGGGGCTCTCGCTTGATGGGCCAGAGCATATTCACGATAAATACCGCTTCACCGCAGGAGGAAAACCCTCGTGGGAAAAGGTGATGCGCGCACACGAATTGCTCAAAAAATACAATGTAGACACCAATGCAATGTGCTGCGTTACGGATTATTCCGCTGATTATCCAGAGGAATTATACAACTTTTATAAAAGCCTTGGGCTTACTTGGATGCAGTTTATCCCCGTGGTAGAAACCGACAAAGAAGACCCAACCAAGGCGGCAGATTTCTCGCTCACACCCGAAAAATATGGCAAATTCCTAAATAAAATTTTTGATTTATGGCTAGCTGATTTCGATCGTGGCGAACCAACTACGGTGATTAGAAACATAGAATCCGTATTCCACACTTATGTAGACATGCCTGCGCCTGAATGCACCCTGCTAGAACAGTGCGGCGTGTACCCCACCGTGGAGCACAACGGCGATGTGTATAGCTGCGACTTCTTTGTGGAAGATGAGTGGCGACTAGGCAACATTATGCAAAAAGACCGATTGGTGGATATGATTAATTCCGCGCAGCAAAAGAAATTTGGGCGAATGAAAAAAGACCTCCCTCCCAAATGCCACACCTGCGAATGGTATAAGCACTGCTACGGCGGCTGCACCAAAGATAGAATCAAAGATGCGCGTGATAATGGAAATCCACGATTTTGCCAATCTACCATTGATTACCTAAAACATATAGACCCTACAATGAAGCGATTGGCTAAGCAATGGAAACAAAATCAATTGGCTCAAAATCCAATTACTTACGATATTTACAACGCAGGATACGATTTTTAA